In the genome of Colletotrichum lupini chromosome 8, complete sequence, one region contains:
- a CDS encoding pentatricopeptide repeat domain-containing protein has protein sequence MPTIYSSLYQNFIRQGFARSFTHGYAQSVVAATHPILNTQNRPSFARRNTNRFGRLQSLQLQSAFHTAERTSAGLPQHHHEKLDEKLKHGSLDAYFEALQEQQASEEDIDKEWTQFQFQRQIEWKPSPASILVGESKAHDAEELAATQDGEASPIPLEAQAALAQIDAALEKEIEFRNRMEALEEASEHSIRSASHNGSAARSYQSPAIDRSRTPVSVARTATPPFDPQSQVYADHLHKLSEDGRYAEIPAVFEAMLVAGVQPIASAYNALLVAAIHLPTAKNEMVTKALDVYADMLRRKIVPDSDTYNILVGLLAARSLEVASLKKTLHDKLVRFGGMDEPGKFMFASHELEHAILSEDDRLDLAMDMFEKSVLTQRASYSAESYHQLISACAQAGRVTDMLRLYEHMELNRVTPFAAMFPSMITAFATSGDLVSAVECYNEYKDLAVANDNGEPTLNDRLDAEVYASVIHAYIISDKVDGAMKFYEKIIKEYGVRAGDIKDAIVSSGMVKALTDRGVFNEALRWAQVVEAEVRADPMSNLATRAADHGDKHTAVAAFANLPINFHQIATPAMALLALSVRQGDVASAARYWHVLCAPETPVTPALIEPTAMYAIAMIGSGQVAEGLAESELMFQRIRAANPEYADEIEEGVDFVHQFMSSRGITDPRELSSQNLSASPFTTSATVSSFEDSFDPYAHNTDFKGSSLISDELEGSHGRKGPRLHDALGRFRNMRRAGRHPRYITYAKLISAASREGKMELCNDILAMARTDVPLLPQYAVVRYGWSSILDAMVGACLTIGHRQMAEQYHQELLAMGAAPSANTFGLYITTLKESAKTFDEASEAVKIFHRAKAEGVEPSSFLYNALIGKLGKARRIDDCLFYFAEMRALGIKPTSVTYGTIVNALCRVSDEKFAEELFDEMEAMPNYKARPAPYNSMMQFFLTTKRDKAKVLAYYDRMMAKGIAPTAHTYKLLVDTHATLEPVDMAAAEKVLEAIRTSGQKPEAVHFAALIHARGCNLHDMEGARKVFDSVIADRAVTANASLFQALFEAMVANHKVVDTEAILGQMRRRGVEMTPYIANTLIHGWAAEKQIEKAQAIYDSVGHEKREPSTYEAMTRAYLAVEEREKAKGVVGEMLCRGYPSAVVNKVLELLGGGGGEEAAAHN, from the coding sequence ATGCCCACCATCTACTCCTCCCTCTACCAGAACTTCATCCGTCAAGGATTCGCAAGGTCATTCACCCACGGTTACGCCCAGTCCGTCGTAGCTGCCACACATCCCATCCTCAACACACAAAACCGACCTTCATTTGCGCGCCGAAACACCAACCGCTTTGGTCGTCTTCAGTCTCTCCAGCTTCAGTCCGCTTTCCACACCGCTGAGCGGACAAGTGCTGGCCTCCCCCAGCATCACCACGAGAAGCTCGACGAGAAGCTTAAGCATGGAAGCTTAGACGCCTACTTCGAGGCGCTGCAGGAGCAGCAGGCCTCTGAAGAAGATATCGACAAGGAATGGACCCAGTTCCAGTTTCAGCGCCAGATTGAGTGGAAGCCTTCACCAGCTTCCATTCTCGTTGGCGAGTCAAAGGCCCACGATGCTGAGGAGCTCGCCGCCACTCAAGATGGGGAAGCCTCGCCAATTCCGTTAGAGGCACAGGCCGCCCTGGCGCAGATTGACGCAGCACTCGAGAAAGAAATCGAATTCAGGAATCGCATGGAAGCTTTGGAAGAGGCCTCTGAGCACTCTATTCGATCTGCGTCCCACAATGGCTCCGCCGCTCGCTCATACCAGTCCCCAGCAATCGACAGATCGCGGACTCCCGTCAGCGTAGCCCGGACTGCCACTCCTCCTTTCGACCCTCAATCTCAGGTGTACGCCGACCACCTTCACAAGCTCTCTGAGGATGGCCGCTACGCTGAGATTCCGGCCGTGTTCGAGGCCATGCTCGTCGCCGGCGTGCAGCCTATCGCGAGCGCATACAACGCTCTGTTGGTTGCCGCCATTCACTTGCCCACCGCCAAGAACGAGATGGTTACTAAGGCTCTGGATGTCTACGCCGACATGCTCCGCCGCAAGATCGTGCCGGACAGCGATACCTACAACATTCTTGTTGGCCTCCTTGCCGCCCGATCCCTCGAGGTTGCCTCTTTGAAGAAGACTCTTCACGACAAGTTGGTGCGTTTCGGAGGCATGGATGAGCCCGGCAAGTTCATGTTCGCTTCCCACGAGCTTGAGCATGCCATTCTTTCCGAGGATGACAGGCTCGATCTTGCCATGGACATGTTTGAGAAGTCTGTCCTCACCCAGAGGGCGTCCTACTCTGCTGAGTCATACCACCAGCTCATCTCTGCTTGTGCACAAGCTGGGCGTGTTACTGACATGCTCCGCCTCTACGAGCACATGGAGTTGAACCGTGTCACCCCCTTCGCCGCCATGTTCCCCAGCATGATCACCGCCTTCGCGACGTCCGGCGACCTCGTCAGCGCTGTCGAGTGCTACAACGAGTACAAGGACCTTGCAGTTGCTAACGACAACGGCGAGCCCACCCTTAACGACAGGCTGGACGCCGAAGTGTACGCTTCTGTCATCCATGCCTACATCATCTCCGACAAGGTTGACGGTGCGATGAAGTTCTACGAGAAGATCATCAAGGAGTATGGCGTCCGCGCCGGCGACATCAAGGATGCGATTGTCAGCTCTGGCATGGTCAAGGCTCTCACTGACCGCGGCGTTTTCAACGAGGCCCTCCGCTGGGCCCAGGTTGTCGAGGCTGAGGTCAGAGCTGACCCCATGAGCAACCTTGCCACTCGCGCTGCGGACCACGGCGACAAGCACACCGCCGTCGCTGCTTTCGCCAACCTGCCTATCAACTTCCATCAGATTGCTACCCCTGCCATGGCACTTCTTGCTTTGAGCGTTCGTCAGGGCGACGTTGCTTCCGCAGCTCGCTACTGGCACGTTCTCTGTGCTCCTGAGACCCCGGTTACCCCGGCGCTCATCGAGCCCACTGCAATGTACGCCATTGCGATGATTGGATCTGGCCAAGTTGCTGAGGGTCTGGCCGAGTCCGAGCTCATGTTCCAGCGCATTCGTGCTGCCAACCCTGAGTATGCTGACGAAATTGAGGAGGGAGTTGACTTCGTTCACCAGTTCATGAGCAGCCGTGGCATCACCGATCCTCGCGAGCTGTCTTCTCAGAACCTCTCCGCCTCTCCCTTCACCACATCGGCCACTGTCTCGAGCTTTGAGGATTCTTTTGACCCCTACGCGCACAACACCGACTTCAAGGGCTCTTCGTTGATCTCTGATGAACTCGAGGGTTCTCACGGCCGTAAGGGCCCTAGACTCCACGACGCTCTTGGTCGCTTCCGCAACATGCGCCGTGCTGGCCGTCACCCTCGCTACATCACCTACGCCAAGTTGATTTCTGCTGCTTCTCGCGAGGGCAAGATGGAGCTTTGCAACGACATTCTCGCGATGGCCCGCACTGATGTTCCCCTGCTGCCCCAGTATGCTGTTGTTCGTTACGGCTGGTCTAGCATCCTGGATGCCATGGTTGGCGCCTGCCTCACCATTGGTCACCGCCAGATGGCCGAGCAGTACCACCAGGAGCTGCTTGCCATGGGTGCCGCCCCCTCCGCTAACACCTTCGGCCTGTACATCACCACCCTCAAGGAATCCGCCAAGACTTTCGACGAGGCTTCCGAGGCTGTCAAAATCTTCCACCGTGCCAAGGCTGAGGGTGTCGAGCCCAGCTCTTTTCTCTACAATGCTTTGATTGGCAAGTTGGGCAAGGCTCGCCGCATCGACGACTGCCTGTTCTACTTCGCCGAGATGCGCGCTTTAGGAATCAAGCCTACCTCGGTCACCTACGGTACCATTGTTAACGCTCTCTGCCGCGTCAGCGACGAGAAGTTTGCGGAGGAGTTGTTCGATGAGATGGAGGCAATGCCCAACTACAAGGCCCGCCCTGCTCCCTACAACAGCATGATGCAGTTCTTCCTGACTACCAAGCGTGACAAGGCGAAGGTTCTTGCCTACTACGATCGCATGATGGCCAAGGGAATCGCCCCCACTGCTCACACCTACAAGCTTCTTGTCGACACCCACGCCACCCTCGAGCCTGTTGACATGGCTGCTGCCGAGAAGGTCCTTGAGGCCATCCGCACGTCCGGTCAGAAGCCCGAGGCCGTCCACTTCGCTGCGCTCATCCATGCCCGTGGCTGCAACCTCCACGACATGGAGGGCGCCCGCAAGGTCTTCGACTCTGTCATAGCCGACCGGGCTGTCACCGCCAACGCTAGCCTCTTCCAAGCATTGTTTGAGGCCATGGTTGCAAACCACAAGGTTGTCGACACTGAGGCCATCCTTGGTCAGATGCGCCGACGAGGTGTTGAGATGACTCCCTACATCGCCAACACGCTGATCCACGGCTGGGCCGCTGAGAAGCAGATCGAGAAAGCTCAGGCCATCTACGACTCTGTCGGCCATGAGAAGCGTGAGCCCAGCACATACGAGGCTATGACTCGTGCTTACCTCGCCGTCGAGGAGCGTGAGAAGGCCAAGGGCGTAGTTGGAGAGATGCTCTGCCGTGGCTACCCCAGTGCTGTTGTCAACAAGGTGCTGGAGCTTCTTGGCGGTGGCGGTGGTGAGGAAGCTGCTGCACACAACTAA
- a CDS encoding NMD3 family protein, producing the protein MNMNSTHATILCCNCGAPIDGTTAANALCFDCIKLTVDISQGVQREATLNYCRDCERWLLPPSSWIVAAPESRELLALCLKKLKGLNKIRIIDASFVWTEPHSRRVKVKITIQDEVQSGVLLQQAFEAVYIVAYQQCPDCAKSYTANVWRASVQVRQKVLHKRTFLYLEQLIMKHGAHKDTLNIKEAKDGIDFFFSARNQAEKFCDFLNSVVPCTVKKSQELISQDIHTSTKSFKFTFSVELIPICRDDLVALPIKLARASGNISPLVICHKIGTAVYLFDPNTLQTADVSAPIYWRAPFRSLADVKSLVEFIVMDIEPTGITKGKWHLAEVQVARASDLGSNDKTYFARTHLGGLLHAGDSVLGYMLTGTNFNNEEFDAIEESHAYGSTIPDVILVKKHYPNRRKHKNRNWKLKRMAKDEGELLPKQADQDRMNEDYEQFLRDVEEDDELRATMALYKSQQPQNIDPDAMSIAETEGDEGAPRVDMDELLDDMDELQIQD; encoded by the coding sequence ATGAATATGAACAGCACCCACGCCACGATTCTCTGCTGCAACTGCGGCGCTCCCATCGACGGAACGACCGCCGCCAACGCGCTTTGCTTCGACTGCATCAAGTTGACTGTCGACATCTCCCAGGGCGTCCAGCGCGAAGCCACCCTCAACTACTGCAGAGATTGCGAGCGCTGGCTGCTGCCGCCCAGCAGTTGGATCGTCGCCGCCCCCGAGTCCCGCGAACTCCTCGCCCTCTGCCTCAAGAAGTTAAAGGGCCTGAACAAGATACGCATCATCGACGCCTCTTTTGTGTGGACGGAACCCCATTCGAGACGAGTCAAGGTCAAGATTACGATCCAGGACGAGGTCCAGAGCGGCGTCCTTCTCCAGCAGGCCTTTGAGGCGGTTTACATCGTCGCATACCAGCAATGTCCCGACTGCGCAAAGTCCTACACGGCCAACGTGTGGCGCGCCTCCGTCCAGGTCCGGCAAAAGGTCCTGCATAAGAGGACGTTCCTCTACCTCGAGCAGTTGATTATGAAGCACGGCGCACACAAAGATACCCTCAACATTAAGGAAGCAAAGGACGGAATCGATTTCTTCTTTTCGGCGAGGAATCAGGCTGAAAAGTTCTGTGATTTCCTCAACTCCGTTGTGCCTTGCACGGTCAAGAAGTCGCAGGAGCTCATCTCGCAGGATATCCACACATCGACAAAATCTTTCAAGTTCACCTTTTCAGTCGAACTGATTCCTATTTGCCGTGACGATCTTGTGGCTCTGCCCATCAAGCTGGCCCGAGCATCCGGCAATATTTCCCCCCTCGTCATTTGCCACAAGATCGGAACCGCAGTATACCTTTTCGACCCCAACACCCTTCAGACCGCAGATGTCAGCGCTCCTATCTACTGGCGTGCACCGTTCCGTTCCCTCGCCGACGTCAAGTCACTCGTTGAGTTTATCGTCATGGACATCGAGCCGACGGGCATCACAAAGGGCAAGTGGCATCTCGCAGAGGTGCAAGTAGCCCGCGCCTCCGACCTGGGCTCAAACGACAAGACCTACTTTGCGAGAACACACTTGGGCGGCCTGCTGCACGCCGGCGACTCGGTCTTGGGCTACATGCTCACGGGCACCAACTTCAACAACGAGGAGTTTGACGCCATTGAAGAGTCGCACGCCTACGGCTCGACGATACCCGACGTCATCCTCGTCAAGAAGCACTACCCCAACAGAAGAAAGCACAAGAACCGTAACTGGAAGCTCAAGCGCATGGCCAAGGACGAGGGTGAGCTGCTGCCCAAGCAGGCTGACCAGGACCGCATGAACGAGGACTACGAGCAATTCTTGCGCGACGTcgaggaggacgacgagCTGCGCGCGACGATGGCGCTGTACAAGTCACAACAGCCGCAGAACATCGATCCGGACGCCATGAGCATCGCCGAGACCGAGGGCGACGAGGGTGCTCCGAGGGTGGACATGGATGAACTGCTTGACGACATGGACGAACTCCAGATTCAGGATTAA
- a CDS encoding RNA recognition domain-containing protein, translating into MAPEKRNKFLDADESDDDLDQGYDSEAEELRKGGRSAKRRKVDSEDEDDFSDEEQNVTKDAEDAARDDDEEDSDEDAEASTSTKKKSSSSASKLDLPDVSKPLTKKNLVATEEAIKKSGVVYISRIPPFMKPQKLRSLLEPYGKINRIFLAPEDPTAHARRVKAGGNKKKSYTEGWVEFMRKKDAKAVCELLNARTIGGKKGSYYHDDIWTLKYLKGFKWRHLTEQITAENAERTSRMRAEISKASKENKDFVRNVERARVLDGIAATREKRGKAAASTTEAGASVDGGAAAAPAADEKLDKRRTVFKQIPLADRKSEAGSAAKPAGDVARVLGKIF; encoded by the coding sequence ATGGCTCCCGAAAAACGAAACAAGTTTCTCGACGCAGACGAGAGCGACGACGACCTCGACCAGGGCTACGACTCCGAGGCTGAGGAGCTGCGCAAAGGAGGCCGCAGTGCCAAGAGGCGCAAAGTCGACAGCGAGGACGAAGACGACTTCAGCGACGAGGAGCAGAATGTCACAAAGGACGCCGAAGACGCAGCGAgggacgacgacgaagaagatTCCGACGAAGATGCGGAAGCCTCAACCTCAACCAAGAAAAAGTCCTCAAGCTCGGCATCAAAGCTAGACCTGCCCGATGTCTCCAAGCCCCTCACGAAAAAGAACCTCGTCGCGACGGAAGAGGCCATTAAGAAATCCGGCGTCGTCTACATATCCCGCATCCCGCCCTTCATGAAGCCCCAGAAGCTGCGCTCCCTCCTCGAGCCCTACGGCAAGATCAACCGCATCTTCCTCGCGCCCGAGGACCCGACCGCGCATGCGCGCCGCGTCAAGGCCGGCGGCAACAAGAAGAAGTCCTACACGGAGGGCTGGGTCGAGTTCATGCGGAAAAAGGACGCCAAAGCCGTCTGCGAGCTGCTGAACGCGCGGACCATTGGCGGCAAGAAGGGGTCGTACTACCACGACGACATCTGGACGCTAAAGTACCTCAAGGGGTTCAAGTGGCGCCACCTGACGGAGCAGATCACGGCCGAGAACGCGGAGCGGACGAGCAGGATGCGGGCCGAGATTAGCAAAGCGAGCAAGGAGAACAAGGATTTTGTGCGCAACGTGGAGAGGGCTAGGGTGTTGGATGGTATTGCTGCGACGAGGGAGAAGCGCGGCAAGGCGGCTGCGTCGACGACGGAAGCGGGGGCCTCTGTCGATGGtggtgcggcggcggcaccgGCGGCGGACGAGAAGCTGGACAAGAGGCGGACGGTGTTTAAGCAGATACCCCTGGCGGATAGGAAAAGCGAGGCTGGCTCGGCTGCGAAGCCGGCAGGTGATGTTGCGAGGGTGCTCGGGAAGATCTTCTAA
- a CDS encoding aldehyde dehydrogenase, translating to MSVEVLKTISPTTNEAILTRNGVSQADLDELPNTATKAFESWSKTSLADRKTIVKKALSLLLEQKDDLAQELTVQMGRPCAYTGVEIATAVKRGEYLLKIADDVLKDTDGEAEKGFKRFIRKVPVGPVLVLFAWNYPYLILVNSLIPALLSGNTVILKPSPQTPTIVERVAKVFEEAGLPAGVLQYFHCGSPVMIESIVRNPKVKLVAFTGSVAGGLAVQQAASDRVVNVGLELGGKDPAYIRSDVDIDWAAAEIVDGAVFNSGQSCCSVERVYVDDKIHDAFVEAVQKVLKGYVLGDPFDKGTHVGPVISKRSQEAIESHIKDALSKGATDATPENESFSNPPPKGNFVKPTLLTGVDHSMTVMTEETFGPVIPVQRVKSDEEAVKFMNDSEFGLTASIWTKDTDRGYELADQVEAGTVFVNRCDYPSPVSIPYKQQTCHFLSILGDHPTCILPAPITILRVCLSPVPTLSPFLSPMLPPAPNARVGKVLGSSDSERVAAFHLPFLLLFYLPAGFRKLYTLASRFCFPTSLQAIFDLAWTGWKNSGKGQTLSRFGYDQFVKLKSYHLKDYPK from the exons ATGTCTGTCGAAGTCCTCAAGACCATCTCTCCCACCACCAATGAGGCCATCCTCACCCGCAACGGCGTCTCCCAGGCCGACTTAGATGAGCTTCCCAACACCGCCACCAAGGCTTTCGAGTCATGGAGCAAGACCTCGCTGGCCGACCGCAAGACCATCGTCAAGAAGGCTCTGAGCCTCCTCCTCGAGCAAAAGGATGACCTCGCCCAAGAGCTTACCGTCCAGATGGGCCGCCCTTGTGCCTACACCGGCGTCGAAATCGCCACGGCGGTGAAGCGCGGCGAGTACCTCCTCAAGATTGCCGATGACGTCCTCAAGGACACCGACGGCGAGGCTGAGAAGGGATTCAAGCGCTTCATTCGCAAGGTTCCCGTTGGCCCGGTCCTCGTCCTCTTTGCCTGGAAT TACCCTTACCTCATTCTGGTCAACTCGCTCATTCCCGCGCTATTGTCTGGCAACACCGTCATCTTGAAGCCCTCACCGCAGACTCCGACAATTGTGGAGCGCGTGGCCAAGGTGTTTGAGGAGGCCGGTCTCCCGGCCGGCGTGCTGCAGTACTTCCACTGCGGCTCTCCCGTCATGATTGAGTCCATCGTGCGTAACCCCAAGGTGAAGCTCGTTGCCTTCACCGGCTCCGTGGCCGGTGGTCTGGCCGTGCAGCAGGCTGCGTCGGACCGTGTCGTCAACGTCGGTTTGGAGTTGGGAGGAAAGGACCCGGCCTACATCCGTAGCGATGTGGACATTGACTGGGCCGCGGCCGAGATCGTCGACGGCGCCGTCTTCAACTCGGGACAGAGCTGCTGCTCCGTCGAGAGGGTGTATGTTGACGACAAGATTCACGATGCCTTTGTCGAAGCCGTCCAGAAGGTTCTCAAGGGGTACGTGCTCGGAGACCCGTTTGACAAGGGCACGCACGTTGGCCCCGTCATCTCAAAGCGTTCCCAGGAAGCCATCGAGTCGCACATCAAGGACGCCCTCTCCAAGGGCGCCACTGACGCAACCCCCGAGAACGAGTCCTTCAGCAACCCCCCGCCCAAGGGCAACTTTGTCAAGCCCACGCTCCTCACGGGCGTGGATCACTCGATGACCGTCATGACGGAGGAGACGTTTGGACCGGTGATTCCCGTCCAGCGGGTCAAGAGTGACGAGGAGGCTGTCAAGTTCATGAACGACAGCGAGTTCGGCCTGACGGCCAGCATCTGGACCAAGGACACGGACCGCGGCTACGAGCTCGCGGACCAGGTCGAAGCAGGAACCGTCTTCGTTAACCGATGCGATTACCCCAGCCCAGTGAGCATACCCTACAAGCAACAAACATGCCATTTCTTATCTATCCTTGGCGATCATCCGACCTGTATTCTGCCCGCTCCGATCACTATCCTCCGTGTTTGTTTGTCTCCGGTCCCCACCCTTTCCCCATTCCTTAGCCCGATGCTCCCCCCCGCCCCGAACGCTAGAGTTGGCAAAGTGTTAGGAAGTTCCGACTCGGAGCGGGTAGCCGCATTTCatcttccttttcttttgttGTTTTATCTGCCTGCCGGCTTTCGCAAACTCTATACACTCGCCAGTCGTTTTTGTTTTCCCACCAGCCTGCAAGCCATCTTC GACCTAGCGTGGACGGGTTGGAAGAACTCCGGCAAGGGGCAGACCCTAAGCCGCTTCGGCTACGATCAGTTTGTCAAGCTCAAGAGCTACCACTTGAAGGACTACCCCAAATGA
- a CDS encoding WD repeat domain-containing protein, which produces MAESTPHPKSILRGHKAQVHALSFVRGNDRLASGDAEGFVVLWDLTIMRPTAVWRPHENAILGIKGWGGDRIITHGRDHKLAVWQLGLKDESHLSKKLPLDETAEPRPQPWLLHLIDVNTMNFCSFASCAPLPGEDASESSNLLLAVPNTLASESVDIYELPSKKRLHTIKSTEKNGMVMALALLYVDVPGSTPSSTNGRLTLVAAYENGLATVLQLNSGTWNTTYLSQVHNQPILSLDVVAEQGYFLTSGADATIAKHPIPGPNPGPNADIGGGIIQQPLKILNTKHSGQQSLRLRDDGRIFATAGWDSMIRVYSSKTLKEVAALKWHQVGCYAVALASVGATSRTDETRSASSDPNQLPHDLISRPGQQQLSVKDRRIQQAQNAHWLAAGSKDGKISIKTYCDGQRLARSQKHDIPFKGHWRLDPTNSARVREVAIGVPRTMTVWLMHQLLAFPASRKLAHIAKLSSSNKVKAIQLHVIAAGEKATASPGKLWWPLKVHKLAACNVTDSIHLLSPIFRADRLAEMSVIGQEYKNVPTLGMNAYAAPSLFQPHKARQAIRDAHEKKIPPLMCYYAGLSSLPITRFLAPMGYDAVWIDWEHTSCNVETMTSMVHEAIFMSQGRTIPWVRVPGHDHAAIGYALDCGASVVIPQVETVEEAKHVLSAAKYGTKQRGTRSAPPFRLIPFLTDTPYDPNRDIHKCVNDQAAIMIQIESAEGVRNLDAILTECPDIDVVWFGTLDCRVSMNLEAKMGGMGADEPEWLEISKLFFDTIDKHDKPYAGFAFCAPPYGSPEKLREAAKRMSLISMSADVLHLGALAQDLMVARETIGPVGQENGNGTNGKEAEKTEETERESWITDDATHTTPEFPAMLMMPKVPSCNFECLSNLVINDGSPLAIILLSLPQTIGGGGIPEVDEMGSQNYDRLKSSLVAPQVILGCLFKRVPIQGLDIHEPDPVYESIYEGLAESDDESTQSYLCCNHGVSASLSQNGRNSFRENRYAKGSLLNIDMADNADLGGGAKLLSQR; this is translated from the exons ATGGCAGAATCGACCCCTCACCCAAAGTCCATCCTTCGAGGCCACAAAGCCCAAGTGCACGCTTTGTCCTTCGTCCGCGGCAACGATCGTTTAGCCAGCGGAGATGCGGAAGGCTTCGTCGTCCTCTGGGACCTCACCATTATGCGCCCGACGGCCGTATGGAGGCCACATGAGAACGCAATTTTGGGGATAAAGGGTTGGGGAGGCGACCGGATAATAAC CCACGGCCGGGATCATAAGCTTGCCGTCTGGCAACTGGGCCTCAAGGATGAATCTCACCTGAGCAAGAAGCTACCTCTCGATGAGACAGCAGAGCCACGGCCACAGCCTTGGCTTTTGCATCTCATCGACGTCAACACCATGAATTTCTGTTCATTCGCATCATGTGCTCCGCTGCCTGGCGAAGACGCGTCCGAGTCTTCGAACTTATTACTAGCAGTGCCAAACACTCTGGCGTCGGAATCG GTCGACATCTACGAATTACCGTCCAAGAAGCGACTTCACACAATAAAGTCAACAGAGAAGAATGGCATGGTCATGGCCCTAGCCCTGCTGTACGTTGACGTACCCGGGTCTACACCGTCATCCACCAATGGTCGTTTGACCCTCGTCGCCGCATACGAGAATGGGTTAGCAACGGTCTTGCAGCTCAACAGTGGGACTTGGAATACTACCTACTTGTCTCAAGTCCATAACCAGCCCATCCTCTCCCTCGACGTCGTCGCGGAGCAAGGCTACTTTCTTACCTCCGGTGCAGATGCAACAATCGCCAAACACCCTATTCCGGGCCCTAATCCGGGACCTAACGCCGATATTGGTGGGGGCATCATCCAGCAGCCGTTGAAGATTCTGAACACCAAGCATTCGGGCCAGCAGAGTTTGCGCCTTCGGGACGACGGACGCATCTTTGCTACCGCTGGCTGGGATTCCATGATTCGTGTGTATTCCTCCAAGACGCTCAAGGAGGTGGCAGCTCTCAAATGGCACCAAGTGGGATGTTACGCGGTTGCCTTGGCTAGTGTCGGCGCGACATCCCGGACTGATGAAACCAGAAGCGCGTCCAGCGATCCCAATCAGCTTCCCCACGATCTTATCTCTCGTCCAGGACAACAGCAGCTCAGTGTCAAGGACAGGCGCATCCAGCAAGCTCAGAATGCTCACTGGCTGGCAGCTGGCAGCAAAGACGGCAAAATATCCAT TAAGACCTACTGTGATGGACAACGCTTAGCGCGGAGCCAAAAACATGATATTCCTTTCAAAGGTCATTGGAGGCTG GACCCGACCAATTCGGCCCGTGTCCGAGAGGTAGCAATTGGCGTCCCTCGAACAATGACCGTCTGGTTAATGCACCAACTTCTTGCGTTCCCCGCGTCTAGGAAGCTCGCCCATATCGCC AAACTCTCCTCGTCGAACAAGGTCAAAGCAA TCCAGCTCCACGTTATCGCTGCCGGAGAGAAAGCAACTGCGAGCCCCGGCAAGCTCTGGTGGCCCCTGAAGGTCCACAAGTTGGCAGCATGCAATGTGAC AGACTCTATTCATCTACTATCACCCATCTTCCGAGCGGACAGACTAGCCGAGATGTCAGTCATCGGCCAGGAATACAAGAATGTCCCCACGTTGGGAATGAATGCCTACGCGGCGCCCTCCCTGTTTCAACCGCACAAGGCTCGTCAAGCCATTCGCGATGCCCACGAGAAGAAGATCCCCCCATTGATGTGCTATTATGCTGGCCTCAGTTCTCTCCCCATCACACGCTTCCTTGCCCCTATGGGATACGACGCAGTTTGGATTGACTGGGAGCATACGTCCTGTAACGTCGAGACCATGACATCG ATGGTCCACGAAGCCATCTTCATGAGCCAGGGACGAACCATCCCGTGGGTTCG TGTTCCCGGCCACGACCACGCCGCCATCGGCTATGCCCTCGACTGCGGTGCCAGCGTCGTCATCCCCCAGGTCGAGACGGTAGAGGAGGCCAAGCACGTCCTTTCCGCAGCCAAGTACGGCACCAAGCAGCGCGGCACACGCTCTGCTCCCCCCTTCCGCCTCATCCCCTTCCTCACCGACACCCCCTACGATCCCAACCGCGACATCCACAAGTGCGTCAACGACCAGGCCGCCATCATGATCCAGATCGAGTCCGCCGAGGGCGTGCGCAACCTCGACGCGATCCTCACAGAGTGCCCCGACATCGACGTCGTCTGGTTCGGCACGCTCGACTGCCGCGTCAGCATGAACCTCGAGGCCAAGATGGGCGGCATGGGCGCCGATGAGCCCGAGTGGCTCGAGATCTCGAAGCTCTTCTTCGATACGATTGACAAGCATGACAAGCCGTATGCTGGCTTCGCGTTCTGCGCGCCGCCGTACGGAAGCCCCGAGAAGCTTCGGGAGGCGGCGAAGAGGATGAGTCTTATTTCCATGTCGGCTGATGTGCTTCACCTCGGTGCGTTGGCTCAGGATTTGATGGTTGCTCGTGAGACTATTGGTCCCGTTGGTCAGGAGAACGGCAACGGGACGAATGGAAAGGAGGCGGAGAAGACTGAGGAG ACTGAGCGAGAATCTTGGATCACGGATGATGCCACTCATACTACACCAGAATTCCCAGCCATGTTGATGATGCCAAAAGTTCCGAGCTGCAATTTCGAATGTTTGAGTAACTTGGTTATAAATGACGGATCGCCCCTCGCGATTATTCTCCTTTCGCTACCACAGACAATAGGCGGAGGGGGT ATCCCGGAAGTCGATGAAATGGGTTCGCAGAACTACGATAGGCTTAAAAGTAGTCTCGTTGCTCCCCAGGTCATCCTCGGCTGTTTATTT AAAAGGGTTCCGATTCAGGGGCTTGACATCCACGAGCCTGACCCCGTGTATGAAAGCATTTACGAAGGCTTGGCCGAATCAGACGACGAATCCACACA ATCCTACTTATGCTGCAATCATGGCGTCTCGGCTAGCTTGAGCCAGAATGGCCGCAATTCATTTCGTGAAAACCGATATGCCAAGG GAAGCCTCTTGAACATCGACATGGCCGACAATGCCGACCTGGGAGGAGGTGCCAAGCTATTGAGCCAACGATGA